In the Acidobacteriota bacterium genome, one interval contains:
- a CDS encoding DUF4339 domain-containing protein, giving the protein MSQTLFILENNQQVGPLSTQDIGAMIQAGRVNGETFCWGDGMPNWQPLRTVLPQLFQAAPAPVAPVQAAPAAAFQGATQFEVLRTEYYKMPKITIQQAEVVLEAGALHYMVGNIEIEVQTPSAGGFIKSKLTGERAVKPVYRGSGTIFLEPTFGEVNILELRGETWILDRGAFLACDRSITVDMYTNKAISGLFGGEGFFQTSVAGHGKVMYNAPGPVETLQLNNEVLTVDGSFAVARTGNLDFRVEKATKKLFSSWASGEGFVNVFRGTGTVLIAPVPNRFVTLINEFGGLHAAISRIGK; this is encoded by the coding sequence ATGAGCCAGACACTGTTCATTCTGGAGAACAACCAACAGGTGGGCCCGCTGTCGACGCAGGACATCGGGGCCATGATCCAGGCCGGCCGGGTCAACGGCGAGACCTTCTGCTGGGGTGACGGGATGCCCAACTGGCAGCCGCTGCGCACGGTGCTGCCCCAGCTGTTCCAGGCCGCGCCCGCGCCCGTCGCGCCGGTTCAGGCCGCACCGGCCGCCGCCTTCCAGGGGGCGACCCAGTTTGAGGTGCTGAGAACCGAATACTACAAGATGCCCAAGATCACCATCCAGCAGGCAGAAGTGGTGCTGGAGGCGGGCGCTCTCCACTACATGGTCGGCAACATTGAGATCGAAGTCCAAACGCCTTCGGCCGGCGGCTTCATCAAGTCGAAGCTCACCGGCGAGCGCGCTGTCAAGCCGGTGTACCGGGGCAGCGGAACCATTTTCCTCGAGCCCACCTTCGGCGAGGTGAACATCCTGGAACTCCGCGGTGAGACTTGGATTCTGGACCGCGGCGCCTTCCTGGCCTGTGACCGCTCCATAACGGTGGACATGTACACCAACAAGGCGATTTCCGGCCTGTTCGGCGGCGAGGGCTTCTTTCAGACCAGCGTGGCCGGACACGGCAAGGTGATGTATAACGCGCCGGGGCCGGTGGAGACGCTGCAGCTCAACAACGAGGTGCTCACCGTGGACGGCAGCTTCGCCGTAGCCCGTACCGGCAACCTGGACTTCCGCGTCGAGAAGGCCACGAAGAAGCTGTTCAGCTCTTGGGCTTCGGGCGAGGGGTTCGTGAACGTGTTCCGCGGCACAGGCACGGTGCTCATCGCGCCGGTGCCCAACCGCTTCGTCACCCTCATCAACGAGTTCGGCGGCCTGCACGCCGCCATCAGCCGCATCGGCAAATGA